The region CCCGCCCCTAttgccccccagcaccagggagagaagccaggagtcctggctcccaccccctgctataaccacccgcccccactgccccccagcgccggggagagaacccgggagtcctggctcccgcccctgctctaaccaccagcccccactgcctcccagcgccggggagagaacccaggagtcctggctcccaccccctgctctgaccaccagcccccactgccctcccagcgctggggagagaacccaggagcccgggctcccaccccctgctctaaccaccagcccccactgccctcccagcgccagggagagaacccaggagtcctggctcccggcccctgctctaaccaccagcccccactgccctcccagcgccagggagagaacccaggagtcctggctcccaccccctgctctaaccaccagcccccactgccctcccagcgccggggagagaacccaggagtcctggctcccggcccctgctctaaccaccagcccccactgcccccccagcgccagggagagaacccaggagtcctggctcccggcccctgctctaaccaccagcccccactgccctcccagcgccagggagagaacccaggagtcctggctcccaccccctgctctaaccaccagcccccactgccctcccagcgccggggagagaccccaggagtcctggctcccggcccctgctctaaccaccagcccccactgccctcccagcgccagggagagaacccaggagtcctggctcccaccccctgctctaaccaccagcccccactgccctcccagcgccggggagagaacccaggagtcctggctcccggcccctgctctaaccaccagcccccactgcccccccagcgccagggagagaacccaggagtcctggctcccggcccctgctctaaccaccagcccccactgccctcccagcgccagggagagaacccaggagtcctggctcccaccccctgctctaaccaccagcccccactgcccccccagcgccggggagagaacccaggagtcctggctcccagcccctgctctacccaccagcccccactgccctcccagcaccggggagagaacccaggagtcctggctcccaccccctgctctacccaccagcccccactgcccccccagcgccggggagagaacccaggagtcctggctcccggcccctgctctaaccaccagcccccactgccctcccagcaccagggagagaacccaggagtcctggctcccaccccctgctctgaccaccagcccccactgccctcccagcgctggggagagaacccaggagcccgggctcccaccccctgctctaaccaccagcccccactgccctcccagcgccagggagagaacccaggagtcctggctcccggcccctgctctaaccaccagcccccactgccctcccagcgccagggagagaacccaggagtcctggctcccagcccctgctctacccaccagcccccactgccctcccagcaccggggagagaacccaggagtcctggctcccaccccctgctctacccaccagcccccactgcccccccagcgccggggagagaacccaggagtcctggctcccggcccctgctctaaccaccagcccccactgccctcccagcgccagggagagaacccaggagtcctggctcccaccccctgctctaaccaccagcccccactgcccccccagcgccggggagagaacccaggagtcctggctcccagcccctgctctacccaccagcccccactgccctcccagcaccggggagagaacccaggagtcctggctcccgccccctgctctacccaccagcccccactgccccccagcgccggggagagagcccaggagtcctggatcccgccccctgctctgaccaccagcccccactgccctcccagcgccggggagagagcccaggctgggatctCGGCACCCCGGGGGCGTTGGGAGGGTCTGGGCCGCGCGTGGTGactacccccagccccacctgccggCTCTGTCCCTCCTCAGGAAGGCGCCAACATCAACAAGTCTCTGACCACGCTGGGGAAGGTGATCTCTGCGCTGGCCGAGCTGGTGAGTTGGGGTCGGCAGGGTTGcggggaggtggctctgggccCCCCTCACTGAGATCCCCTCTGCTGGGCCCCAGTGgttccccgccccccgctcctccccagaagcagctgctcaCTCCCTGTCGTGGccgcgtggggggagggggccgggggccaGCGCATCCCCCCTCATTCTTTGCCCTCGCCTCCCTCCAGCACAACGGCAGCGGGAAGCGGAGGAAGGCGGATTTTGTCCCGTACCGCGACTCGGTGCTCACCTGGCTGCTGAAGGAGAACCTGGGTAGGCGGCGGGGGGCAAGAGGGGGTGTGCCGCCGGCGGCTGGGAAAAGGGGTGTCTTGGGGGGGCCCAGctcacctccctctgccctcccagggGGTAACTCGCGCACCGCCATGATCGCCGCCCTGAGCCCAGCCGACCTCAGCTACGAGGAGACACTCAGCACCCTGCGGTGAGTCCCGGGggcgggccggggggcgggctggggccGGCCGCTCCTCTGGAGGTGCTGACCCAcccgcctgcccgcccccctcagCTACGCCGACCGCGCCAAGCAGATCCGCTGCCACGCCGTGGTCAACGAGGACCCCAACGCCCGGCTCATCCGGGAGCTGAAGGAGGAGGTGGCTCGCCTGCGGGAGCTGCTGTGCACACAGGGCCTCTCCGACGCCCCCCGCCTTGGCGGTGAGCCCCTGTGCGGGcgcgggggagaggggcagagttaaggggatTCGGGTGGAAAGGGCCAGTGCTcggggctggagtggggcaaGGACAAGGGAGCTCCCTTTCCAAACCAGAGCATCTGGGCCCCTCCTGCCTTTGTGCTTAGCGTCCCATGAGGGCGGACAGGgtaggggcagagttaaggggatTTTGGGTGGGAGCAGCGTACACCCTGTCCCTGCCAAAGGCCGATGGCCTAAGGGAGGTGAGGGAAGGGGGCTCCATTTGCAAACTGCATCTCTCCATTGTCCCGCACCCTGGCAGTGAGGGGCCCCTGTGGCTGAAGGTGAaatgggcagagttaaggggatTTGGGTGTTCTCTGCCAAACACTGGTGGCAGGGCGGGAGTGAGGAAAAGGGGCCCCATTTCTGAACCAGGGTGTCTCCGATGGCCCCCCGACTGCGGTGGGCAGCCCACACATGAAGAGCACgccagggcagagttaagggagATTTGGTGGCTGCCTGCCCCGCCATGGCAGGAGTGGGACGAGGAAGAGGCTGCACTTGTAAATGGGGGCTCTGACCCCCATTGCTCAGCGCTCTGGGCAGAGGCTGGGCCCCCAGGGGTTATGGGGGGAGGCTCTAGGGAAAGCGGGGAGGAGCTGTTGGTGTGCCCGGCCCCTAACCCCAGTGCTCCCTGCAGGTGTGAAAGGGGAGCAGCCTGCCggaccccctcctgctcccccaatgCCCTGTGACCCCACCGCCgaggcccagccccctgccaccctcaaCGGGGCCTCcgagcccttcccctccctgggcGGCCAGCTCATCTGCACCGAGGAGGCCATGGAGAGGCTGCAGGTAGGTCTGCTCCGGGGGGGCCAAATTACCCGCCCCATCTTAGCTGTCCACCAACTCCCACcacctgggagtcctggctcccagcccccactgccctcccagctccggggagagaacccaggagtcctggcttccggccccctgctctaaccaccagcccccactgccctcccagcgccggggagagaacccaggagtcctggctcccggccccctgctctaaccaccagcccccactgccctcccagcgccggggagagaacccaggagtcctggctcccggccccctgctctaaccaccagcccccactgccctcccagcgccggggagagaacccaggagtcctggctcccggccccctgctctaaccaccagcccccactgccctcccagcaccggggagagaacccaggagtcctggctcccaccccctgctctaaccaccagcccccactgccctcccagcgccggggagagaacccaggagtcctggctcccacccctgctctaaccaccagcccccactgccctcccagcgccggggagagaacccaggagtcctggctcccggccccctgctctaaccaccagcccccactgccctcccagcgccggggagagaacccaggagtcctggctcccaccccctgctctaaccaccagcccccactgccctcccagtgccagggacagaacccaggagtcctggctcccggcccccgaTGCTGAGCTGTCTGGCAGTCTCTGCACAATTGGTCTGGTTGGCGGGGCCAGGCGGTGGGCCCTGAGGCTAAAGGTGACCTGAGCCCGGCTGCTTTTTGGAATTATCAGGAGACAGAGAAAATCATCGCAGAGCTGAATGAGACGTGGGAGGAGAAGCTGCGGAAAACCGAGGCCCTTCGGATGGAGCGGTGAGTTCAGGGCCAGGCAAGGTGTCCCCGTGTCCCCgtccgccccgccccagaggtagGTGCATCTCAGTGCTGGACAAGGAGTCCTTGTGTCACTGGCCACCCCGCCCcggaggtgggcgcatctcagcgctgagcgaggggtccccgtgtcaccggccgtcccaccccagaggtgggcgcatctcggtgccgggggaggggtccctgtgtcactggCCACCCTGCTGCAGAGGTGGGCGTATCTTAGTGCCAGGTGAGGGGTCCtgtgtcaccggccgccccgccccagaggtgggcgcgtcTCAGCGCCAGGTGAGGGGTCCTGTGTCACCGGCCACCCTGCtgcagaggtgggcgcatcttagtgccgggcgaggggtcctgTGTCACCGgtcgccccgccccagaggtgggtgcatctcggcgccgggcgaggggtcctgTGTCACCGCTGGCCCATCTCaccggccctgggggcgccgggGTGGTGCCGTGGGGCTGTCTCCGCAGGGAGGCGCTGCTGGCCGAGATGGGCGTGGCCGTGCGGGAGGACGGGGGCACCGTGGGCGTCTTCTCCCCTAAGAAGGTGAGTGGAGGGGCCGGGGACCCCTGGGCCAGGGGCCGGTGtgcagcccccccgcacccctcaccGTGTGCCCCCACCGCAGACCCCGCACCTGGTGAATCTGAACGAGGACCCGCTGATGTCGGAGTGCCTGCTCTACCACATCAAGGACGGCGTGACCAGGTGGGGGGCGGGCCGGGCTCCGGGGGGTGCGACTGGGGGTCCCTGGCCGGCCCggcccccctcaccccctgtcTCCCCCCAGGGTGGGCCAGGTGGACGTAGACATCAAGCTGAGCGGACCCCACATCCAGGAGCACCACTGCGTCCTGCGGAGTTGTGCCAGCGCCGCCGGGGAAGGTATCGGGGGGCCAGGCCCCCAcgcccctgctgtgcccccctgctgtgcccccagggccagctggcccacagcccctcagggagccccctgccgcccccagaGGCTCCGACCGGGGGCCCCCTCATTGCGCACCAGCTgcccggccccctccccagctggtcGCCCCCTGGGGTctgttccctgcctgcccccccgcccccaggcgtAGAACCTGGAGGAggatgtggggaaactgaggcacacggtACTCCCCCACCCGGCAGCGCGCGCCCTAACGCCTCTTTCCCCCTCTCTTGTGCTGGCGGGAGGCGGCCGGGACGGCGAGTCACCCAGGTATGATGCCCCTCGCTGCGGGTCTCGGACGCCCCTACCCCCCGGGCCTGGGCGGAtcagccccctgcctgcacctGTCTCTCCtgtgtgccccccaccctcccccacaggacacccctgggcttgtcTCATGGGGGCTTCTCTGTCGCAGCTGTGGTCACACTCGAGCCCTGCCCAGGAGCTGAGACCTACGTCAATGGGGAGCTGGTCACTGAGCCCCTGGTGCTGAGGTCAGGTAGGCGCCACcccccggatgcctgggttctggccctggcgctgggagggcagtgggggctggtggtcagagcagggggtgggagccaggactcctgggttctctccccggcgctgggagggcagtgggagctggtggtcagagcagggggctgggagccaggactcctgggttctctgcccggcgctgggagggcagtgggggctggtggtcagagcagggggctgggagccaggactcctgggttctctccccggcgctgggagggcagtgggggctggtggtcagagcagggggtgggagccaggactcctgggttctctccccggcgctgggagggcagtgggagctggtggtcagagcagggggtgggagccaggactcctcggttctctccccggcgctgggagggcagtgggggctggtggtcagagcagggggccgggagccaggactcctgggttctctccccggcgctgggagggcagtgggggctggtggtcagactgGGGTGGAgtggttgggagccaggactcctgggttctctgctggctgtgggggcactggggggagggagcgGGCGCCCGGATGCCGGGGTTCTCTGACCTGCCGCCCGCGCAGGGAGCCGGCTGGTGCTGGGGAAGAACCACGTGTTCCGGTTCACGCACCCCGAGCAGGCCCGCCTGGCCCGCGAGCGCAGCGCCCCCCCCGAGCCGGCGCCCGAGCCCGTCGACTGGAGCTTCGCCCAGCGTGAGCTCCTGGAGCACCAGGGGATCGACATGAAGCTGGAGATGGAGAAGAGGTGCTGGTCCAGGGagaggccctgggggggggggtctgcccccgcccctggggattgtgggatgcagggctgggggctggccctgccccgagggaTTCTGGGAGTCAGGCCCCAGTGCAGGGGCCAGGCCCCCTGGCTGAGGTTGAGGCGGTGCCACCCTCATGgcttctgcctcctgctccccacaggctccAGGACCTGGAGAACCAGTACCGgcgggagaaggaggaggcagacctgctcctggagcagcagcggCTGGTAAGTGGGCCGGGGGGGCATAGGCCAGCacgggggggctggcagagggggtatggagcaggggtgggggcaccagccagCAGCGCTGACCCTcagtccctccacccccacctggccGTATGTGGCCTCGGATAGCGTACCACCTTGCACTAGTCCTCGTGCAAAGGGGACTTGTGCAAGGAGGGGGACAGGACTGGTGTGGAGCGGGCAGGGCCAAGGAGGCAGGAGAGGGCTGCCAGCCGGCGGTGCTGgccccatctctctctcctggGAGTACACAGAGTGGGACAGCAGGGACAAATGAGACAAGCAGTCGTGCAAGGGCGCTTGTGCGAGAggtgaggaggggctggtgtggaCGGACTAGGCTGGAATTAGGCTACTGGCAGCAGTGCTGACCCTGTTCCTTTCCTTAGTGGTATGTGGACTCAGATAGCGGTGATGATTTGCACAAGCACTTGTGCAAGGGGCGCTTGTGCAAAGAGTGGGAGTGGGCAGGCGTGGGGGTGGATGCTGGCTCGCAGCACAGGCGCTCTCCATCCCTGGCTGTGTGTGGACCCGGACCCTGGGGAAGACTCAGACAAGTGCTCGTGCAAAGGGTGCTTGTGCgtggaggggcatggggcttgGAAGGGGGTGCCGGCCAGCCACGCTGAGCACGTCTCACCCCCTATTCCTTGGTAGCATGTGGACTCAGACAGCAGGGATGAGTCGCACAATCGCTTGTGTGAGGAGGGAGGTGAGTCTAGGAGGGGGCACCGGCGGGCTGTGCTGAGCCCCTCTCTCCCCCGCTCCCCCACAATACATGGACTCGGACAGCGGGGACGACTCGCACAAGCGCTTGTGCGAGGGGCCCTCGTgcgaggagggaggcagggctgggaggggggcaccaAATGGCCGGTGGCGCTGAGCCCATTTCTCCCTGTtcctggtgtgatggggttcgggggtccccctgcactgcaccccgtccactggcaggagagactctcactcagcaggtccaacaggaggtttattaggcaacagaagcccagtttctcacagaagcgacagcacagcagccagagacagtccttccaacccgtcctggggagaagaccccgaggggagcccctgtggggtgtagctttccccctcctcaggctggctgccttccagctctcccttccccagcctctaactgcccccgccccccatccaaaacccagctcggctcctccctgctctttgttcaggcagaggtgttacctgccagttgtagccccagggtcatccttagccactgggagctgctctgcttgtctctcacatccagcctgagtctcgcaccggccctccccccactccgtcACAACTCCCTACACTCCATCACACCCAGCAATACGCGGACTCGGACAGCAGGGACGACTTGCACAAGTGCTCGTGcgaggagggagctggggctgggaggggggcacggAACAGCCGGCGGCGCTGAGCCCGTCTCTCCCCTTTCCTGGCAGTATGCGGACTCAGACAGCAGGGACGACTCGCACAAGCGCTCGTGCGAGGGGCCCTCGTGCGAGCAGggaggcggggctgggagggggcacagaacgGCCAGCAGCACTGAACCTGTCTTTCCCGGTTCCCGGCAGTACGCGGACTCAGACAGCGGGCACGACTCGCACAAGCGCTCGTGCGAGGGGCCCTCGTGCGAGGGGggaggcggggctgggaggggggcacggAACAGCCGGCGGGCGGCGCTGAGCCCGTCTCTCCCCGTTCCCGGTAGTACGCGGACTCGGACAGCGGGGACGACTCGGACAAGCGCTCGTGCGAGGAGAGCTGGCGGCTGATCTCGGCGCTGCGGGAGCAGCTGCCGGCCGGCGGCGTGCAGCGCATCGTGCggcgctgggggctgcccagcagcgGGAAGCGGCGGGAGCCCTGGCGCCTCTACCAAATCCCGGCGCGGCGGCGACCGGCCAAGGCGCCGGCCGGGCTGCCGCTGGCAGAGCTGCAGGCGCAGGcggtgaaggagctgtgctacGAGGCGGCGCTGGGCGACTTCCGGCACGGCCGGCCCGAGATCGAGGCGCTCAGCCTGGTGAAGATGCAGGAGCTGTGCCGGCTGTACGGGCGCTGGGAGCCGCCCCCCGAGGACAGCTGGCGCGCCGTGGCCCGCGACGTGTGGGACACCGTGGGGGGGGACGAggagcccccgcccggcccccgccccgccctgcagGACCTGCGGGCCCATGTCGAGCAGCTGAGCGAGGTGCTGCGGGAGGTGCGGCTGCAGAACTGCCGCAAGGACGCCGAGATCCGGGCCCTGCGGCGCCGCGTGGGCCAGATGGAGCGGGCCCTCCCGCTGCCGCAGGTCAGGGcgggacccaggcatccgggcgccCGTGCCCccgccctgcaggagtggggagagaacccaggactcctggctcccagcccctgctctaaccaccagcccccactgccctcccatcgccggggagagaacccagaagtcctggcttccagtccctgctctaaccaccagcccccactgccctcccagcgccggggagagaacccaggagtcctggcttccagcccctgctctaaccactagcccccactgccctcccagcgccggggagaacccaggagtcctggctcccgcccctgctctgaccaccagcccccactgccctcccagcgccggggagaacccaggagtcctggctcccaccccctgctctaaccaccagcccccactgccctcccagtgccggggagaacccaggagtcctggctcccgcccctgctctgaccaccagcccccactgcccttccagcgccggggagagaacccaggagtcctggctcccgcccctgctctgaccaccagcccccactgcccttccagcgccggggagagaacccaggagtcctggctcccgcccctgctctgaccaccagcccccactgccctcccagcgccggggagagaacccaggagtcctggctcccaccccctgctctaaccaccagccctcactgccctcccagcgccggggagagaacccaggagtcctggatctcggcccctgctctgaccaccagcccccactgccctcccagcgccggggagagaacccaggagtcctggctcccagcccctgctctaaccaccagcccccactgccctcccagcgccggggagagaacccaggagtcctggatctcggcccctgctctaaccaccagcccccactgccctcccagcgccggggagagaacccaggagtcctggatctcggcccctgctctgaccaccagcccccactgccctgccccctagTGCCCGGGcgagaacccaggcatccaggcTGCAGTTGCCGCTTCTCGCCACCAGGAGGAGCCAAGGCCTGGCCTGCTGCAGACGGCGGCggcgggtgggggggcactggccGGCCTGGGGGGACCCTGTGTGGCCGCGCCccccgacccgacccgacccgaccctCTCCCTGTAGGtggaggcggaggaggaggcggcggcggaggAGGACGAGGACGAGGACCTGGAGACCGCGCGGAGCTCGCCGCCGCCCTCGGAGGAGACGGATGGGGGCAGCCGggggtcccccagccccccagccgaCTCCCCGGCCCTGTCCCGCCGCGACCGCCTCAGCTGGCTGATGCAGCAGGATCCGGCCTTCCGGCGCGGCCGTCTGCGCTGGCTGCGCCATGAGCAGgcccggctgcagcagcagcagctcggccggggcccccagccccagcgccacgGCCGCTTCCTGCCCCCCCAGGACCGCCAGCTCCGCTTCCCCTTCAAGAGCCACCCCCAGCACCGGGGCGGCTGGCCGGGGGAGGGCCAGGCGGGGGGCGGCTCCGCGTCCCGCCCCCCCTGGCAATGGCGCGACGGCCCCAGCCACCGCCCCCGCCGTGGCAGCCGCCGGTGCTCCCTGGAGGGCGGGGCCCgggccctctgccagccccctgccgccccctgccccacggccgccCTGCGCCGCCAGCACTCGGCCCCCGACCTGCAGGGCTGTCAGTGAGGCCCTGGGAACCGGCCTGGGGGCCGCTGGGGCGAGCGGCCCAGAAGTGTGGGaaggggggggcagaggaggatcaTGGGAAACCGGGGGGGGAGTCTGAGTGGTGGGGGGTTGTGGGAAAGGGGGGGGGCCCAAGGAGGATTGTGGGAAAAGAGGGTGTCTGAGGAGCAGAGGATTGTGGGAAAGAGGAAGATCGTGACATAAAGGGGGTGTCTGAGGAGCAGAGGATCATGGGAAAAGGGGGTGACTGAAGGGGTGGAGGATTGTGGGAAAAGAGGGTGTCTAAAGAGCAGAGGATCGTGGGAAAAGGGGGTGTCTGAGGAGCAGAGGATCATGGGAGATCAGGGCTGGCTGAGGAGCGGAGGATTGTGGGAAAATGGAGATGAGCTGCAGAGCAGAGGATGATGGGAAAAGTGGAGTGGGACATGGTGAGAAGCCGCAAAGGAGTGTGAGAAAATTGGAAGCAGCGGCTGAGTCACAGGGGATcatgggagctgggcactgaaGCTGCTGAGGATCATGGGAAGGGGGGGGCCGCTGCTGAGGATGGGGGGCGATTGGGGTGAGCCACAGAGGATCATGGGAAACCAGCGCAGGTGGGAAAGGCGGACGGGACCCGAACCCCAGGCTGTGCGGGTGTTGCTGGGGTGccagccccaggggacccccttCTGCCCCGAGTTGCCGCTGGGGGGGGGTCCAGGCGTGGGTCCctgagcctggcagctgggggggaagggaggggggatgTGCATTGGGGGTCTCCTCTGTATCTCCCCCATCGTCTGCTTTCCAAAGGTTGTGGGGGGGGTACAAGCTCCACCCCTCGGTGCTCAGACACCCCCCGGGCCTGCGCAGGCGtctgctctgccccgcccccccattggGCTATTGTATTGttacccccctgcccccattaaAGGTATCAACTGCCCGTGCCAGTCTCGAACCCGCCGCTGGGGATTGGGGGGAGGAGCCAAGCccttccccacagcgcccccttcctgacccccccatcccctgccccacagcaccccagcagccagaccagcctaGGGGAgagcaccctccctgcccccatccccacagcaccTGCTCCTGGTCCCACAGCGCCCCCCCGGGGCCGGACCGGCCAATGggagagcaccccctgctgggccccactcGCCCCCAAagcacaccctccctgcccctgccccacatcgCACcttcatctcctgccccacagcgcacCCAGGGGCCAGACAGGCGAATAggagagcaccccctgctgggccccatcCGCCCCCTAagcacaccctccctgcccctgccccacatcgcaccctcatctcctgccccacagcgcacCCAGGGGCCAGACAGGCGAATAggagagcaccccctgctgggccccatcCGCCCCCTAagcacaccctccctgcccctgcccctgccccacatcgcaccctcatctcctgccccacagcgcacCCAGGGGCCAGACAGGCGAATAggagagcaccccctgctgggccccacccGCCCCCTAagcacaccctccctgcccctgcccca is a window of Carettochelys insculpta isolate YL-2023 chromosome 34, ASM3395843v1, whole genome shotgun sequence DNA encoding:
- the KIF1C gene encoding kinesin-like protein KIF1C; amino-acid sequence: MAGASVKVAVRVRPFNARELGRGAQCVIHMHGQTTSITNPKATKDAPKSFTFDYSYWSHTSEEDPRFASQRQVYRDIGEEMLAHAFEGYNVCIFAYGQTGAGKSYTMMGRQEAGQNGIIPQLCEDLFSRVAQSSVPDLACSVEVSYMEIYCERVRDLLNPKSRGALRVREHPLLGPYVKDLSKLAVASFADVADLMDCGNKARTVAATNMNETSSRSHAVFTIVFSQRRHDELTDLDTEKVSKISLVDLAGSERADSSGAKGVRLKEGANINKSLTTLGKVISALAELHNGSGKRRKADFVPYRDSVLTWLLKENLGGNSRTAMIAALSPADLSYEETLSTLRYADRAKQIRCHAVVNEDPNARLIRELKEEVARLRELLCTQGLSDAPRLGGVKGEQPAGPPPAPPMPCDPTAEAQPPATLNGASEPFPSLGGQLICTEEAMERLQETEKIIAELNETWEEKLRKTEALRMEREALLAEMGVAVREDGGTVGVFSPKKTPHLVNLNEDPLMSECLLYHIKDGVTRVGQVDVDIKLSGPHIQEHHCVLRSCASAAGEAVVTLEPCPGAETYVNGELVTEPLVLRSGSRLVLGKNHVFRFTHPEQARLARERSAPPEPAPEPVDWSFAQRELLEHQGIDMKLEMEKRLQDLENQYRREKEEADLLLEQQRLYADSDSGDDSDKRSCEESWRLISALREQLPAGGVQRIVRRWGLPSSGKRREPWRLYQIPARRRPAKAPAGLPLAELQAQAVKELCYEAALGDFRHGRPEIEALSLVKMQELCRLYGRWEPPPEDSWRAVARDVWDTVGGDEEPPPGPRPALQDLRAHVEQLSEVLREVRLQNCRKDAEIRALRRRVGQMERALPLPQVEAEEEAAAEEDEDEDLETARSSPPPSEETDGGSRGSPSPPADSPALSRRDRLSWLMQQDPAFRRGRLRWLRHEQARLQQQQLGRGPQPQRHGRFLPPQDRQLRFPFKSHPQHRGGWPGEGQAGGGSASRPPWQWRDGPSHRPRRGSRRCSLEGGARALCQPPAAPCPTAALRRQHSAPDLQGCQ